One region of Armigeres subalbatus isolate Guangzhou_Male chromosome 3, GZ_Asu_2, whole genome shotgun sequence genomic DNA includes:
- the LOC134224586 gene encoding trypsin-1-like, with protein MAPRIATCLWFIITGVVLGSCLEVGLKQSTAKVVGGQNASFGEFPYLVSIQWNFGNGSRAVHFCGGTIVERYWILTAAHCKETAFADGWLEVVAGEFDLQHDDGCEQRRNVSQFLVHEDRLPGFVGPNDIALIKLERPFDLNNNVTTVELDNRQSPIYGMAVLPGWGSTSSSIEPIYPDKLQKAHLPVFPYDACLQYFPLFSPLEDSNFCAGELNGSVNACHRDSGGPLLQTIDAIVTQVGIVSWGALPCTAYRSPTVVTWISYFREWIRITIEKNSTVSDR; from the exons ATGGCGCCGAGAATAGCAACTTGTTTGTGGTTCATTATTACAGGTGTAGTTCTTGGATCATGCCTAGAAGTAGGTCTGAAGCAGTCTACGGCCAAAGTGGTTGGTGGTCAGAATGCCAGTTTTGGAGAATTTCCTTACCTGGTGTCTATTCAGTGGAACTTCGGAAACGGTTCTCGAGCGGTACATTTCTGTGGAGGTACCATAGTGGAACGATATTGGATTCTAACAGCAGCACATTGCAAAGAAACGGCGTTTGCGGACGGTTGGCTAGAAGTGGTGGCAGGAGAGTTTGATTTACAGCATGACGATGGCTGTGAGCAACGGCGCAATGTAAGCCAGTTTTTAGTACATGAAGATCGATTGCCAGGTTTCGTGGGACCGAATGATATTGCATTG ATAAAACTGGAACGGCCATTCGACCTGAATAATAATGTGACgaccgtggaattagacaacagACAGTCCCCGATCTATGGAATGGCAGTTCTGCCAGGCTGGGGTTCTACGTCGTCATCTATAGAAccaatttatccggataaattgcAAAAAGCTCACTTACCAGTTTTTCCGTATGATGCTTGTCTACAATATTTCCCGCTGTTTAGTCCGCTAGAGGATAGTAATTTCTGCGCCGGAGAGCTGAACGGATCGGTAAACGCATGTCATCGTGATTCCGGTGGACCATTGCTGCAAACGATCGACGCAATAGTAACCCAAGTGGGAATCGTATCCTGGGGAGCCTTACCGTGTACGGCGTACCGCAGTCCAACCGTTGTTACATGGATCAGTTATTTCAGGGAATGGATTCGGATAACAATTGAAAAGAACTCCACTGTTTCTGATAGATGA
- the LOC134224585 gene encoding DNA polymerase zeta catalytic subunit, with the protein MVRDGQHVTSIRIVSVDHYMHKPEPRFDTHYSEFRGSEVKQVPVIRLFGSTNDGTHSCVHIHGVFPYLYVPYDGSTTDQIAVDRLMYQLAASLDKAINVSLGNANSTATHVLRIALVKGIPIYGYHRKEHHFFKIYMYNPYLIRKANNLLMNGVILSRVFQTFESHVPYILQFFIDYNLYGMSFLNVPESAICQRSVTGDHETLQKMSTSEYEVDILAGDILNRHTMEQEKRSEYANPGIASIWNDEVARRRLLKMEQPEALRLTQEKGLETVTESDRFYRSVLATKLASGNETIISDANRVKPPVSFYPSEVSDEERLLDASCVQDHKNFSHYTSLNLSNTAYEFDASQVDEDRIVSMSQNPDATFAEEDHQLLDIMKELEENEKHDVEGDSLLAPLTQQTDRKILSTGGSGLSLSQSSNKRLNATLSGDLEMLSLIDGNKNEVEEARDQHLENETLDSDDEFLLDYTMKMDARAEENLLNDSDDDILNLSSIPQLDGADDRQLPAARSKRTNQLRSPSQMQCNGITVNGHDEPMVKRLKHVLVSKLPSDIENGEKPLTNGNIHAEKLGMKPRKKFKLDQAISPELVVLNGVTNGKHEKFELMSANGSQQAENGNVPRLTMPKLKTLKVKLSMVDISGYRLPSQDSPVKQPRSTPLKKRDSSPYDVCRLAREYDLANNYDPQEGLSRGPVRRGRSRGRGRGNGRRGRPPKKQPAPEPESERHPSPSIPEPEIDVILSEKFQNIIKLSPKVLITALSQKEVTNLQTQKVDEKPGNLIEISSESEVIEITDEESRSSGEQKRPVVHEIAQEAALIADRSPVSVKGPVEKCEIEEEDDLNIKSFYEQTLVFDDFDEIGSASDGSMMDFECKGDSSKIISTLEEKPPSVEDALKALQDFTIPQLVHQEPFYSNPADITGRKEVGHVVLHIGGNSLNDLEEFRSVVGDLGSINQFRHEKLGSIYGESLNAVLGEFQRPDAGKMRELLATEQEIVIHPVEKAPTKHEAKVWLKAIEKIKSEELMPVEQDSPIKVKKMQAIMVGEGTTESHDALSIDHDSTLNLSSLIIEGSQADSSGRKSLVSKILSMNTKSSPGMEKEHESASPSALSAMESLELLSYSARRKRRKNMRARLSLGAAFKRFRDSKIQEELNPATKEDEDFDTITPGQSTSACFEVEEGIDIVNSSQYLATSQKSDNSDSRTSDQTTLPHTAEIASMEQRLLNGSPLLAPDVTQQIENSGNISATTPNNNTYGFKVNYENLKKAKSTCEYNHLTIMSVEIHVQTRGDLRPNPEIDPISAIFYRIHNDVPENHRRAPSVCGIILNHEHGLKETDQMDPYKYNKCSYVADVVIVANERELYEKFLMLISFWDPDIFAGYEIEQVSWGYVIQRGYTLEMNLMKMLSRIPTAEKVQISEEEEQELLEMHEYSAGLKIPGRILLDIWRLMRHEIALTSYSFENIVYHILHRRVSCHAFKQLTRLWNKPYSKWIVLEYYLERVNGNLELLHQLDLIGRTAELAKLFGIQFYEVLSRGSQFRVESMMLRIAKPRNFVSVSPSIQQRAHMRAPEYLPLILEPESRFYADPLIVLDFQSLYPSMIIAYNYCFSTCLGRVEHLGQSEPFEFGASHLRLSPRMLKVLVDKNLITFSPCGIAFVKSSVREGILPRMLNEILTTRLMVKASMKLHKENSILQRVLHSRQLGLKLIANVTYGYTAANFSGRMPCVEVGDSVVSKGRETLERAIKMVESTERWGAKVVYGDTDSLFVLCPGRSKDDAFKIGAEIADAVTKDNPPPVKLKLEKVYQPSILQTKKRYVGYMYETPDQEKPVYEAKGIETVRRDGCPVVAKMLEKILRILFETRDVSKVKEYTCRQFSKILEGRVNLQDFVFAKEFRGEDGYKPGACVPALELTRRWKIVDPRREPRRGERVPYVIISGPPLLPLIRLVRSPDELLADNGLKINSSYYIGKAIIPPLNRCLLLIGADVNQWYNDMPRKYQILHNTGGMSASLASELQLPKKSTISQYFSTTSCIGDCGNQTHGGVCKECLKNPQKTVTFVMNKINRLERRVDLCEKMCKSCCRRNFETTCISLDCPVLFVLNQRTREHAQVQYYRDLLQQMF; encoded by the exons ATGGTGCGTGACGGTCAGCATGTTACTTCGATCCGAATCGTTAGTGTGGACCATTATATGCATAAGCCGGAACCTCGGTTCGACACACATTACTCAGAATTCCGTGGATCCGAGGTGAAGCAAGTGCCGGTCATTCGGTTGTTTGGTTCCACGAATGATGGCACTCACAGCTGTGTACACATCCATGGAGTGTTTCCGTACTTGTACGTGCCGTACGATGGCAGCACCACGGATCAAATAGCGGTAGACCGCCTCATGTATCAGCTCGCTGCCAGCTTGGATAAGGCCATCAATGTTTCTCTTGGGAATGCCAACTCTACGGCGACGCACGTCTTGCGGATCGCGTTGGTAAAAGGAAT TCCAATCTACGGCTACCACCGGAAGGAgcatcattttttcaaaatctacaTGTACAATCCGTATTTGATACGAAAAGCCAACAACTTATTGATGAATGGTGTGATATTGTCGCGAGTGTTTCAAACATTCGAATCCCACGTTCCTTACATATTACAGTTTTTCATTGATTATAATCTCTACGGGATGAGCTTTCTGAATGTTCCAGAAAGTGCAATTTGCCAGCGTTCTGTAACTGGCGACCACGAAACTTTGCAGAAAATGTCCACCTCCGAGTATGAGGTTGATATTTTGGCGGGGGATATTTTGAACCGTCACACAATGGAACAGGAGAAAAGATCGGAGTACGCTAATCCGGGCATCGCATCGATTTGGAACGATGAGGTAGCTAGGCGAAGGTTGCTGAAAATGGAACAACCAGAAGCGTTGCGGTTGACTCAGGAAAAGGGTTTGGAAACAGTGACTGAGAGTGATCGTTTCTATCGTTCGGTGTTGGCCACAAAGCTTGCAAGTGGAAACGAAACAATAATAAGCGATGCAAATCGTGTAAAGCCACCAGTTTCATTTTATCCTTCTGAAGTTTCGGATGAGGAGCGATTGTTGGACGCCTCCTGTGTCCAGGATCATAAAAATTTCAGTCATTATACATCGTTGAATCTATCGAACACGGCTTACGAGTTTGATGCGAGTCAGGTAGATGAAGATCGTATTGTGAGCATGTCGCAAAATCCGGATGCAACGTTCGCTGAAGAAGACCATCAATTGTTGGACATTATGAAAGAATTGGAAGAAAATGAAAAGCATGACGTAGAAGGAGACAGTCTTTTGGCTCCCCTAACTCAGCAGACTGATCGGAAAATTCTGTCGACTGGCGGAAGTGGTTTGAGCTTGTCTCAATCGAGTAACAAGAGACTGAACGCTACGTTAAGTGGCGACCTTGAAATGCTTTCATTGATCGATGGAAACAAAAATGAAGTAGAGGAAGCACGAGATCAACATTTGGAAAACGAGACATTGGATTCAGATGATGAATTCCTTTTGGATTATACTATGAAAATGGATGCAAGGGCAGAGGAGAACTTGCTGAATGATAGCGACGATGACATACTCAACCTCAGTTCTATTCCTCAGCTGGATGGCGCTGATGACAGACAGCTCCCCGCGGCGAGAAGTAAACGAACGAATCAATTAAGATCTCCATCCCAAATGCAATGCAATGGTATAACTGTTAACGGACATGATGAACCAATGGTTAAACGTTTAAAGCATGTATTGGTATCCAAGCTTCCAAGTGACATTGAAAACGGCGAAAAACCTCTGACGAATGGCAATATTCACGCAGAAAAGCTAGGGATGAAGCCTAGAAAAAAGTTCAAATTGGACCAGGCGATTAGTCCGGAATTGGTTGTCCTCAATGGTGTAACAAATGGAAAGCATGAGAAGTTTGAATTGATGTCAGCTAACGGCAG CCAACAAGCGGAAAACGGCAATGTTCCACGTCTTACGATGCCTAAATTAAAAACATTGAAAGTCAA GCTCTCAATGGTCGATATATCAGGGTATCGTCTCCCGTCGCAAGATTCGCCAGTAAAGCAACCACGCTCAACACCACTCAAAAAACGAGATTCTTCGCCGTACGATGTTTGTAGATTGGCTCGCGAATATGACTTGGCCAACAACTATGATCCTCAGGAAGGACTGTCCCGCGGTCCCGTTCGCAGAGGCCGAAGTCGAGGTAGAGGACGTGGAAATGGACGAAGGGGCCGACCTCCCAAAAAACAACCTGCTCCTGAGCCAGAGTCGGAGAGACATCCATCACCATCTATACCGGAACCAGAAATAGACGTTATTCTTTCGGAAAAGTTTCAAAACATTATCAAACTTTCTCCGAAAGTGCTGATTACGGCTTTAAGTCAAAAAGAGGTAACAAACTTACAGACCCAAAAGGTTGACGAAAAACCAGGGAATTTGATTGAGATTTCCAGCGAGTCGGAAGTGATCGAGATTACCGATGAGGAATCGCGTTCTTCTGGGGAACAAAAACGTCCCGTAGTTCATGAAATTGCACAGGAAGCAGCACTTATTGCAGATCGTTCACCGGTTTCGGTTAAAGGTCCTGTGGAGAAATGTGAAATCGAAGAGGAGGACGATCTCAACATCAAAAGTTTCTACGAGCAAACGCTCGTTTTCGACGATTTCGATGAGATAGGATCGGCGTCGGATGGAAGTATGATGGATTTCGAATGCAAAGGTGATAGTTCGAAAATCATAAGCACCCTGGAAGAAAAGCCACCATCAGTAGAAGACGCTTTAAAGGCACTTCAGGATTTTACTATTCCGCAATTGGTACATCAAGAACCATTTTATAGCAATCCCGCGGATATTACGGGGCGCAAAGAAGTGGGTCATGTTGTACTCCACATAGGAGGAAATAGTTTGAAcgatttggaagaatttcgaagtgTAGTGGGTGATCTCGGCTCGATAAATCAATTTCGGCATGAAAAACTAGGTTCCATCTATGGTGAAAGTTTGAATGCAGTTCTGGGCGAATTTCAACGTCCCGATGCAGGTAAAATGAGAGAACTACTAGCAACAGAGCAAGAAATAGTAATACATCCGGTTGAAAAGGCACCGACAAAGCATGAAGCTAAAGTTTGGCTTAAGGCAATAGAAAAGATAAAATCTGAAGAATTAATGCCAGTGGAACAGGATAGCCCAATTAAAGTTAAGAAAATGCAGGCCATTATGGTCGGCGAGGGAACTACTGAATCGCACGATGCACTAAGCATCGATCACGACAGCACCCTCAATCTCAGTTCCTTAATAATCGAAGGTAGTCAAGCAGATTCCAGTGGAAGAAAGTCTCTAGTTTCGAAAATATTGTCTATGAATACAAAATCCTCACCGGGGATGGAAAAGGAACACGAAAGTGCTTCACCATCTGCCCTAAGCGCAATGGAATCCCTTGAATTACTCAGCTATAGTGCTCGAAGGAAGCGGCGCAAAAACATGAGAGCTCGGCTATCGCTGGGTGCTGCGTTCAAACGATTCAGGGATTCAAAGATCCAGGAAGAACTGAATCCTGCTACTAAGGAAGACGAAGATTTCGACACAATCACGCCAGGTCAAAGCACAAGCGCATGTTTTGAGGTAGAGGAAGGGATAGATATCGTAAATTCTTCACAATATTTGGCCACTAGTCAAAAGTCTGACAACTCCGACAGCAGGACATCCGATCAAACAACG CTTCCACACACTGCCGAAATCGCATCAATGGAGCAACGATTACTCAATGGGTCGCCTCTTCTGGCACCCGATGTCACCCAACAGATAGAAAACTCTGGGAACATTTCCGCCACGACGCCTAACAACAACACCTACGGATTCAAGGTCAACTACGAAAATCTCAAGAAAGCTAAATCAACGTGCGAG TATAATCACCTGACGATCATGTCCGTGGAAATCCATGTTCAAACAAGAGGTGACCTGCGACCAAACCCAGAAATTGACCCGATTTCCGCAATCTTCTATCGGATTCACAACGATGTGCCGGAGAACCATCGCAGAGCGCCGTCCGTTTGTGGTATAATTTTGAATCACGAACATGGCTTGAAGGAAACTGACCAGATGGATCCTTATAAGTATAACAAATGCAGCTACGTTGCAGATGTGGTGATCGTGGCTAACGAGAGGGAGTTGtacgaaaagtttttgatgcTGATTTCGTTTTGGGATCCAGATATCTTTGCTGGATACGAAATTGAGCAAGTTTCCTGGGGGTATGTTATACAACGGGGATACACGTTGGAGATGAACTTGATGAAGATGTTGTCGAGGATTCCGACTGCGGAGAAGGTTCAAATTTCCGAAGAGGAAGAACAAGAGTTGCTAGAAATGCATGAGTATAGTGCAGGTTTGAAGATCCCTGGAAGGATATTGTTGGACATTTGGCGATTGATGAGACACGAAATCGCGTTGACGTCATACAGTTTTGAGAATATTGTATACCATATTTTGCATAGGAGAGTTTCGTGTCATGCCTTCAAACAATTGACGAGATTGTGGAACAAACCGTACTCTAAGTGGATCGTATTGGAGTATTATCTGGAAAGAGTGAACGGTAATCTTGAATTGTTGCATCAGTTAGATTTGATCGGCAGAACAGCTGAACTGGCGAAACTTTTTGGGATTCAGTTCTACGAAGTGCTTTCCCGTGGTTCACAATTTAGAGTGGAGAGTATGATGCTAAGGATAGCAAAGCCaagaaatttcgtttccgtttcTCCGAGTATACAGCAGCGAGCGCATATGAGGGCTCCAGAATATCTACCGCTGATATTGGAACCCGAATCAAGATTCTACGCCGACCCCTTGATCGTGTTGGATTTCCAAAGTTTATATCCCAGCATGATCATTGCGTATAATTATTGCTTTTCGACCTGCCTCGGAAGAGTGGAACATTTGGGACA ATCCGAGCCTTTCGAGTTTGGTGCTTCCCATCTCAGATTATCTCCTCGAATGTTAAAAGTGCTAGTCGACAAGAATCTAATTACGTTTTCCCCCTGTGGAATTGCGTTTGTCAAGTCTTCCGTGCGAGAAGGGATCCTTCCCAGAATGTTAAATGAAATTCTGACCACGCGACTGATGGTGAAAGCTTCCATGAAGTTGCATAAGGAAAATAGTATACTCCAGCGGGTGCTTCATTCGCGACAACTTGGTTTGAAACTGATCGCCAATGTTACCTATGGCTATACAGCGGCCAACTTCAGCGGTCGTATGCCGTGCGTCGAGGTCGGTGATAGCGTCGTAAGCAAAGGGCGTGAAACGTTAGAACGGGCCATCAAGATGGTCGAGAGCACAGAGCGTTGGGGGGCCAAAGTAGTGTACGGCGATACGGATTCTCTGTTTGTACTTTGTCCAGGCCGGAGCAAGGATGATGCTTTCAAAATTGGTGCGGAAATAGCTGATGCGGTGACTAAGGATAACCCTCCTCCGGTAAAGCTTAAACTGGAAAAAGTTTATCAGCCGTCGATTTTGCAG ACCAAAAAACGTTACGTGGGTTACATGTACGAAACTCCGGACCAGGAGAAACCGGTGTACGAAGCGAAGGGAATTGAAACAGTTCGCCGAGATGGCTGCCCAGTGGTGGCTAAAATGCTTGAAAAAATCCTAAGGATCCTATTCGAAACGCGGGACGTTTCGAAAGTAAAAGAATATACCTGCCGACAGTTTTCCAAAATTCTAGAAGGACGGgttaatttgcaagattttgtttTTGCTAAAGAGTTCCGCGGTGAAGATGGGTACAAACCTGGAGCTTGCGTACCAGCATTGGAGCTAACGCGCCGTTGGAAAATTGTAGATCCCCGGCGAGAACCACGACGAGGTGAACGTGTTCCGTATGTGATAATAAGCGGTCCACCACTGTTACCGTTGATTCGGCTAGTGAGAAGCCCTGATGAGCTGCTGGCAGATAATGGGTTGAAAATCAACTCTAGTTATTATATAGGAAAAGCGATTATTCCACCTCTAAATCGATGTCTGCTTCTGATTGGTGCGGATGTCAACCAGTGGTACAATGACATGCCACGGAAGTACCAAATACTACATAATACCGGTGGAATGAGTGCGTCACTGGCAAGCGAATTACAGTTACCCAAAAAGAGTACAATTTCGCAGTACTTTTCTACTACTAGTTGCATCGGAGACTGTGGCAATCAGACCCACGGTGGAGTCTGCAAGGAATGCCTTAAGAATCCGCAAAAAACAGTTACTTTTGTGATGAATAAGATAAATCGGCTAGAGAGACGTGTTGATCTTTGCGAAAAG ATGTGTAAATCCTGTTGTCGGAGAAACTTTGAAACGACCTGCATTTCACTGGACTGTCCAGTATTGTTCGTACTAAACCAACGCACTCGAGAACATGCACAGGTTCAGTACTATCGTGATCTTCTACAGCAAATGTTCTAA